The Phycisphaerae bacterium RAS1 genome includes a region encoding these proteins:
- a CDS encoding Outer membrane efflux protein yields MSSARFGIQCRRRVCTLLLSVLGGCAGGDPQPDYQRSADLIAQRTGAAEVFTPDASERTEQRVAELLQGGLTVGEAAQVALLNNRGFQSLVAEIGASRADVAQSALLTNPTLSLRLQFPEGGGLTDLTVGFAAQLADLWQIPIRRQLAEADLERTIYAVGQRAVELVAEVRARCYRVLALEAALTYTQENLRLVQRAVALSDAQFQAGEVSAFDVNLARTGALDVQEELIATRGLLEAARVDLAQALGLSARIDAVRLADSLPAAVQSWPGTDVLLDLALDERFDVRVAWFAVQRAEAALRLECRKFLPDVQLGFAFERGEQRALPERKILADTARASIAAGQLAAPTIQSRGQRDIERSQIIEAKLGPTLALALPIFDQNQARIAKARVRVLQARKEYEARVETVAADIQRAAAGARTAAEMLEFQQTRGLTQAQATVDGAERRYEAGEEGVLVLIEAQDSLVRRRRAYANTLRDYAVALAQLEGAVGGHALLARRESPATQPAEER; encoded by the coding sequence ATGAGTAGTGCCCGGTTCGGGATTCAGTGCCGTCGGCGAGTCTGCACACTCTTGCTCAGCGTGCTCGGCGGCTGCGCGGGCGGGGATCCGCAGCCTGATTACCAGCGCAGCGCCGACCTGATTGCCCAGCGCACGGGGGCGGCCGAGGTTTTCACTCCGGACGCGTCCGAGCGCACCGAGCAGAGAGTCGCCGAGCTGCTGCAAGGCGGGCTGACGGTCGGCGAGGCGGCTCAGGTTGCGCTGCTCAACAACCGGGGATTTCAGTCGCTGGTTGCCGAAATTGGCGCGTCGCGGGCGGACGTCGCGCAATCCGCCCTGCTCACGAACCCGACGCTGTCGCTCAGACTGCAATTCCCGGAGGGCGGTGGACTGACCGATCTGACCGTCGGATTCGCGGCGCAACTCGCGGATCTTTGGCAGATTCCGATTCGCAGGCAGCTCGCCGAGGCCGATCTCGAGCGCACGATCTACGCCGTCGGCCAGCGGGCGGTCGAGCTCGTCGCGGAGGTTCGCGCCCGCTGCTACCGCGTGCTGGCGCTCGAGGCGGCGTTGACCTACACGCAAGAGAATCTCCGTCTCGTGCAGCGCGCGGTGGCCCTGTCCGACGCGCAGTTTCAGGCGGGCGAGGTGAGCGCATTCGATGTGAATCTGGCGCGCACCGGCGCCCTGGATGTGCAGGAGGAGTTGATCGCCACGCGTGGATTGCTGGAGGCGGCGCGGGTCGACCTGGCCCAGGCGCTCGGTCTGAGCGCACGGATCGACGCGGTCCGCCTGGCCGACTCGCTGCCGGCGGCGGTCCAATCCTGGCCGGGGACGGACGTGCTGCTCGATCTCGCGCTTGATGAACGTTTTGACGTCCGTGTGGCGTGGTTCGCGGTGCAGCGGGCGGAAGCGGCGCTGCGGCTGGAGTGCCGGAAATTTCTGCCGGACGTTCAACTGGGTTTCGCGTTCGAGCGCGGCGAGCAGCGCGCCCTGCCCGAACGCAAGATTCTCGCGGACACGGCCCGCGCCTCGATCGCCGCCGGCCAACTGGCGGCGCCGACGATCCAGTCGCGCGGGCAGCGCGACATCGAACGATCTCAGATTATTGAGGCCAAGCTCGGCCCGACGCTGGCGCTCGCGCTTCCGATTTTCGATCAGAACCAGGCCCGGATCGCCAAGGCGCGCGTGCGCGTCCTTCAAGCGCGCAAGGAGTACGAGGCGCGCGTCGAAACAGTCGCGGCGGACATCCAGCGGGCCGCCGCCGGCGCCCGCACGGCGGCCGAGATGCTCGAATTCCAGCAGACCCGCGGGTTGACGCAGGCGCAGGCCACGGTGGACGGCGCGGAGCGGCGCTACGAGGCCGGCGAGGAAGGCGTGCTGGTCCTGATCGAAGCGCAGGATTCGCTGGTCAGGCGCCGCCGCGCGTACGCAAACACCTTGCGCGATTACGCGGTGGCGCTGGCCCAATTGGAAGGCGCCGTCGGCGGACACGCGTTGCTGGCTCGCCGGGAGTCGCCCGCCACTCAACCGGCTGAGGAGCGTTGA
- the czcA_5 gene encoding Cobalt-zinc-cadmium resistance protein CzcA — protein sequence MLKAIVETSLHLRVLVAALAGVLLIAGVQTARITPLDVFPEFAPPLVEVQTEAPGLSTDEVESLVTVPLENALNGTPWLKTIRSKSVLGLSSVVLIFREGTDLMRARQLVQERLAIEASRLPVVANRPVMLSPLSSTSRVLKIGLSSKSLDQMDLTMLARWTIRPRLMAVPGVANVAIWGQRDRQFQVLVDPEQLRLHDVTLDEVVRAAGDAVVVGAGGFVDTPNQRLPVRHLSPIETPDDLAASLLAFRGGVALRLGDVCRVVEGHPAPIGDGVINDGPGLLLIVEKQPWGNTLDVTRTVETALDALRPGLKGVEVDSTIFRPATFIERSLDNLSRALLLGCVLVAIVLVLFLFDWRTALISIVAIPLSLLAAAIVLYWRGGTLNVMSIAGLVIAVGVVVDDAIIDVENIARRLRLNRASGNPKSPLQVVLDASLEVRSAIVYASLIVILVFVPVFFLEGLAGSFFRPLALSYMLAILASLVVALTVTPALSLVLLRGGSQRRQDAPLVGLLKLAYRRALAPLLTRSRAAVAGLLLAFAATGAVVPMLGEEFLPNFQETDFLMHWVEKPGTSLEAMTRITIQASRELRSIPGVRNFGAHIGRAEVADEVVGPNFTELWISINPDAPYAATVRRIQQVVDGYPGLYRDVLTYLKERIKEVLTGASASIVVRVYGEDLEILRDKAKEISAAIGGISGVADLKIEPQVLVPQIQVRLKAGAAAEFGLTAADVRRATVTLVKSAKVGELYDAQTVFDVVVWGEESTRRDVHALQRILIDAPGGGRVPLGDVADVYVAPSPNEIKRESTSRRLDVTCNVKAGADLGGIAREIEQRVKSLSFDRGYHPEFLGEYAARRESRNRLFALAAVCLLGILLLLQADFKSWRPALLVFLTLPFALIGGVIGALLGGGVLSLGSLVGFVTVLGIAARNGIMLVSHFRYLETEEGEPFGAALVLRGAEERLSPILMTALCAGLGLLPLAIAGNRPGHEIEHPLALVILGGLFTSTALNLLLVPVLYLRFGRPAAN from the coding sequence ATGCTGAAGGCGATCGTCGAGACTTCGCTTCATCTGCGCGTGCTGGTGGCCGCACTGGCCGGCGTGCTGCTGATTGCCGGCGTGCAGACGGCGCGCATCACGCCGCTGGATGTCTTCCCTGAATTTGCGCCTCCGCTGGTCGAGGTTCAGACCGAGGCGCCCGGCCTCTCCACAGACGAAGTCGAGAGCCTCGTCACGGTGCCGCTGGAGAACGCTCTCAACGGCACGCCGTGGCTGAAGACGATCCGCTCCAAATCAGTGCTGGGGCTGTCGTCGGTCGTGCTGATCTTCCGCGAGGGGACGGACCTGATGAGGGCGCGGCAACTCGTTCAGGAGCGGCTGGCGATTGAGGCGTCGCGGCTGCCGGTGGTGGCGAATCGGCCGGTGATGCTGTCGCCGTTGTCGTCGACCAGCCGGGTGCTGAAGATCGGGCTCTCCTCGAAATCGCTGGACCAGATGGACCTGACGATGCTGGCGCGTTGGACGATCCGTCCGCGACTGATGGCCGTGCCGGGCGTCGCCAACGTCGCCATCTGGGGTCAGCGCGACCGGCAATTCCAGGTGCTGGTCGATCCCGAGCAATTGCGGCTGCACGACGTGACGCTGGACGAGGTGGTGCGAGCCGCGGGCGACGCGGTGGTCGTCGGCGCCGGCGGCTTCGTCGACACGCCCAACCAGCGCCTGCCGGTGCGACATCTCTCGCCCATCGAAACGCCGGACGACCTGGCGGCCAGCCTGCTGGCGTTCCGCGGGGGTGTCGCGCTGCGGCTGGGCGACGTGTGCCGGGTGGTTGAGGGCCATCCGGCGCCGATCGGCGACGGCGTGATCAACGACGGCCCCGGTCTGCTGTTGATCGTCGAGAAGCAACCGTGGGGCAACACGCTGGATGTCACGCGCACCGTTGAGACGGCGCTGGACGCGCTGCGGCCGGGGTTGAAAGGCGTGGAGGTCGACTCGACCATCTTCCGGCCCGCCACGTTCATCGAACGCTCTTTGGACAATCTCTCTCGCGCGCTGCTGCTGGGCTGTGTCCTGGTCGCGATCGTGCTGGTGCTGTTCCTGTTCGACTGGCGCACCGCGTTGATCAGCATCGTGGCGATTCCCCTGTCGCTCCTGGCGGCGGCGATCGTGCTGTATTGGCGCGGCGGAACGCTCAACGTCATGTCGATCGCCGGACTGGTGATCGCCGTGGGCGTGGTCGTGGACGATGCGATCATCGATGTCGAGAACATCGCTCGCCGGCTGCGGCTGAATCGAGCCTCGGGAAATCCGAAGAGCCCGCTGCAGGTCGTGCTGGATGCGTCGCTGGAGGTCCGCAGCGCCATCGTCTATGCCAGCCTGATTGTCATTCTCGTCTTCGTTCCGGTGTTCTTCCTCGAAGGACTGGCGGGGTCGTTTTTTCGGCCGCTGGCGCTTTCATACATGCTGGCGATTCTCGCCTCCCTCGTGGTTGCTCTGACGGTGACGCCGGCCCTGTCACTCGTGCTGCTTCGCGGCGGATCGCAGCGCCGGCAGGACGCACCGCTCGTCGGACTGCTGAAGCTCGCGTACCGCCGTGCGCTGGCGCCGCTGCTGACGCGATCGCGGGCGGCGGTTGCGGGCCTGCTTCTGGCCTTTGCGGCGACGGGGGCGGTCGTGCCGATGCTGGGTGAGGAGTTCCTCCCGAATTTTCAGGAGACGGATTTCCTGATGCACTGGGTGGAGAAACCCGGAACGTCGCTCGAGGCGATGACGCGGATCACGATCCAGGCCAGCCGCGAACTGCGGTCGATCCCGGGCGTGCGCAACTTCGGCGCGCACATCGGCCGGGCGGAGGTGGCCGATGAGGTGGTCGGGCCGAATTTCACGGAGCTTTGGATCAGCATCAATCCGGATGCCCCGTACGCCGCGACGGTCCGAAGAATCCAGCAGGTGGTGGACGGCTACCCGGGTTTGTATCGCGACGTGCTGACTTACTTGAAGGAGCGGATCAAGGAGGTTCTGACCGGCGCCAGCGCCAGCATCGTGGTTCGAGTATATGGCGAAGACCTGGAAATCCTCCGCGACAAGGCGAAGGAAATCAGCGCCGCAATCGGCGGCATTTCGGGCGTGGCCGATCTGAAGATCGAGCCGCAGGTTCTGGTGCCGCAGATTCAGGTGCGCCTGAAGGCGGGGGCGGCGGCGGAATTCGGCCTGACCGCGGCCGACGTGCGGCGGGCGACGGTGACGCTGGTCAAGAGCGCTAAAGTCGGCGAGCTCTATGACGCACAGACGGTTTTCGACGTGGTCGTCTGGGGGGAGGAATCCACGCGTCGGGACGTGCACGCGCTGCAGCGCATTCTGATCGACGCGCCGGGGGGCGGGCGGGTTCCGCTGGGTGATGTGGCGGACGTCTACGTGGCGCCGTCGCCCAACGAAATCAAGCGCGAGTCGACGTCGCGCCGTCTGGATGTCACGTGCAACGTCAAAGCCGGCGCCGACCTGGGCGGCATCGCGCGCGAGATCGAGCAGCGGGTGAAGTCGCTTTCATTTGACCGTGGATATCACCCGGAGTTTCTGGGCGAATACGCGGCGCGGCGGGAATCGCGCAACCGGCTGTTCGCGCTGGCGGCCGTCTGTCTGCTCGGCATCCTGCTTCTGCTGCAAGCCGACTTCAAGTCGTGGCGGCCGGCCCTGCTCGTGTTTCTCACGCTGCCCTTTGCGCTGATCGGGGGGGTGATCGGCGCACTGCTCGGCGGCGGCGTGCTCTCGCTGGGTTCGCTGGTCGGATTCGTGACGGTGCTGGGCATCGCGGCCCGAAACGGCATCATGCTGGTCAGTCACTTCCGTTACCTGGAGACCGAGGAGGGCGAGCCGTTCGGCGCGGCGCTCGTGCTGCGCGGAGCAGAGGAGCGGCTGTCGCCGATTCTGATGACGGCGCTGTGCGCCGGGCTGGGACTGCTGCCTCTGGCGATTGCGGGAAACCGGCCCGGACACGAAATCGAGCACCCGCTGGCGCTGGTGATCCTGGGCGGTCTCTTCACATCGACCGCTCTGAACCTGCTGCTGGTGCCGGTTCTCTATCTCAGGTTCGGGCGGCCCGCCGCAAACTGA
- the czcB_4 gene encoding Cobalt-zinc-cadmium resistance protein CzcB: protein MQTLRSIALATGLCLLWASDAVADDAGKPATGPATVENRVKESDLTTIRLTADAERRLGIEVAAAERRAIGRPRRLPGEVLIPPGGTIVVSAPVAGLISNASGSVSPGQRVQRGTALFRLQPGESREGKAFAPADRISLARARADLTAARSEAEGQLEQARVRVEAAEVRLKRADQLRQEGAGAQRAYDEVRTELDLAGTQRTASQARVETLARVLASLESGEQAAVAIEAPLDGCVRAVHAATGQVVSSGAPLLEIVAFDPVWIRVPVYVGDLSAIETGGSARVRGLPDGPESPAREAKRVSAPGSADARAATVDLFFELANPSAELRPGQRLLVELPTAAVGESLVVPFAAILFDIYGGAWVYENVGPLTYTRKRVTVRDVVGEWAAIGRGLQPGATVVTAGAAELFGTEFGAGK from the coding sequence ATGCAAACCCTGAGGTCGATCGCGCTGGCCACGGGCCTCTGCCTGCTGTGGGCAAGCGACGCCGTCGCCGACGACGCCGGCAAGCCGGCGACCGGTCCCGCGACCGTCGAAAACCGCGTGAAGGAATCGGACCTGACGACGATCCGGCTGACCGCGGATGCGGAGCGCCGGCTGGGCATCGAGGTCGCGGCCGCCGAGCGGAGGGCGATCGGCCGACCGCGGCGGCTGCCGGGTGAAGTTCTGATACCGCCGGGCGGCACGATCGTGGTATCGGCGCCGGTTGCAGGGCTGATTTCGAATGCGTCAGGGTCGGTGTCGCCCGGTCAGCGAGTGCAGCGCGGCACTGCGTTGTTCCGGCTCCAGCCGGGCGAGTCTCGGGAGGGCAAGGCGTTCGCGCCGGCGGATCGGATCAGTCTGGCGCGAGCCCGGGCCGACCTGACCGCTGCACGAAGCGAGGCGGAGGGGCAGCTTGAGCAAGCGCGCGTCCGGGTGGAAGCCGCCGAAGTCAGGCTCAAACGCGCCGACCAGCTTCGCCAGGAGGGGGCCGGCGCGCAGCGGGCGTACGACGAGGTCCGGACCGAGCTCGATCTGGCCGGTACGCAGCGAACCGCATCTCAGGCGCGGGTCGAGACGTTGGCGCGGGTGCTGGCGTCACTGGAGTCCGGCGAGCAGGCCGCGGTGGCGATTGAGGCGCCTCTCGATGGCTGCGTCCGGGCCGTCCACGCGGCGACGGGCCAGGTGGTTTCGAGCGGCGCACCGCTGCTGGAGATCGTGGCGTTTGATCCGGTCTGGATTCGCGTGCCGGTGTATGTCGGCGATCTGTCCGCAATCGAAACGGGCGGCAGCGCCCGCGTTCGCGGACTGCCCGACGGCCCTGAATCGCCGGCCCGCGAAGCGAAGCGGGTCTCGGCGCCCGGGTCGGCCGACGCGCGCGCCGCGACGGTCGATCTGTTCTTTGAGCTGGCCAACCCGTCCGCGGAACTGCGCCCCGGCCAGCGCCTGCTGGTCGAGCTGCCGACGGCGGCCGTCGGCGAGAGTCTGGTTGTTCCGTTCGCGGCGATCCTCTTCGACATTTACGGCGGGGCGTGGGTGTATGAGAACGTCGGTCCGCTGACGTACACGCGCAAGCGCGTCACGGTGCGCGACGTGGTCGGCGAATGGGCGGCCATCGGGCGCGGACTTCAGCCAGGCGCGACGGTGGTGACGGCCGGCGCGGCGGAGCTGTTCGGAACAGAATTCGGAGCGGGCAAGTAG